The Cervus elaphus chromosome 12, mCerEla1.1, whole genome shotgun sequence genome includes a region encoding these proteins:
- the CCDC177 gene encoding coiled-coil domain-containing protein 177: MVDPVPEEEKLGAEPGGSEGDEAAASVPPNSQGAQQPTASSASASASAVAPRKAEVPSAAEGGQREQSPLLHLDLFNFDCPEAEGSRYVLTSPRSLEACARCAVKPVELLPRALADLVREAPGRSMRVATGLYEAYEAERRAKLQQCRAERERIVREEKRRLFTPLGPAAAAASAPSAGSSSSCSSASLPASPAPRAARKASSSPSPARPQPPPAGSRAGRKSHSLDSLSRRREGALSSESGASSSSYSGESLRELHWPPRASARNSCAAGSAASAPNPLGRPSALALVPLTGRSFSLGDLSHSPQTAQHVERIVRQVRAERGLRGVPERDRKIAALMLARHQEERLLLEQRAAAHGQWEQQRVRAEQRREREEREKQRALEQGRRAWAAQVEERRGRRGREEREEARRRQRQCERSEERRRELAERQGLLRRERVERAAREDRQRKLQQEQNLKQREEGLQEVRERAEQLRRERAKRAAQVKQQQEGQLQREKQELSRAERARHEALLKGRARQERQEREGLRSSLEASLGRAQENYEQLVEQRTRELRERARREELQGRRAKEAAERKEREHQAHLEALARAGERRLQHAAQAAEEAVQQKARRVGQSRMEKERAQRANKEKVERDEDCRRRELLQAIGRKLERSEQLSRERRSALESARSTARASFHVREKVRQETNTRSFDRMVREAQLHANLDRK, translated from the coding sequence ATGGTGGATCCCGTGCCTGAAGAGGAGAAGCTGGGAGCCGAGCCCGGAGGCTCAGAAGGGGACGAAGCCGCCGCGTCCGTGCCCCCTAACTCCCAGGGCGCCCAGCAGCCCACGGCGTCTTCGGCCTCGGCCTCGGCCTCCGCCGTGGCGCCCCGCAAGGCTGAAGTCCCGTCCGCGGCCGAAGGCGGGCAGCGGGAGCAGTCCCCGCTGTTGCACCTCGACCTCTTCAACTTCGACTGTCCGGAGGCCGAGGGCAGCCGGTACGTGCTGACCAGCCCCCGCTCGCTAGAGGCCTGCGCCCGCTGCGCTGTTAAGCCTGTGGAGCTGCTGCCCCGGGCCCTGGCGGACCTGGTGCGCGAGGCCCCCGGCCGCTCGATGCGAGTGGCCACTGGCCTGTACGAGGCATACGAGGCGGAGCGGCGCGCCAAGCTGCAGCAGTGCCGGGCGGAGCGCGAGCGCATCGTGCGCGAGGAGAAGCGGCGCCTCTTCACGCCGTTGGGCCCGGCGGCCGCCGCGGCCTCGGCCCCCAGCgcgggcagcagcagcagctgcagcagcgcGAGCCTCCCGGCCTCGCCCGCCCCGCGCGCCGCTCGAAAGGCCTCCTCCAGCCCGTCCCCGGCCCGGCCCCAACCCCCTCCGGCGGGGTCGCGGGCAGGTAGGAAGAGCCACTCACTGGACTCGCTGTCCCGCCGGCGGGAGGGCGCCCTCAGCTCCGAGTCCGGCGCGTCGTCGTCGTCCTACAGCGGAGAGAGCCTGCGGGAACTGCACTGGCCGCCACGGGCCTCGGCCAGGAACAGCTGCGCGGCGGGGTCGGCGGCCTCGGCTCCTAACCCCCTGGGCCGCCCATCCGCCCTGGCCCTGGTTCCGCTCACCGGCCGCAGCTTCAGCCTCGGCGACCTGAGCCACTCGCCCCAGACAGCTCAGCACGTGGAGCGCATCGTGCGCCAAGTGCGCGCCGAGCGGGGTCTGCGCGGGGTGCCGGAGCGCGACCGGAAGATCGCGGCGCTGATGTTGGCGCGGCACCAGGAGGAACGCCTGCTGCTGGAGCAGCGCGCCGCGGCCCACGGCCAGTGGGAGCAGCAGCGCGTCCGCGCCGAGCAGCGGCGGGAGCGCGAGGAGCGCGAGAAGCAGCGCGCCCTGGAGCAGGGCCGCCGGGCCTGGGCGGCGCAGGTGGAGGAGCGGCGCGGCCGCCGAGGTCGCGAGGAACGCGAGGAGGCGCGGCGCCGGCAGCGGCAGTGCGAGCGCAGCGAGGAGCGGCGGCGGGAGCTGGCCGAGCGCCAGGGACTGCTGCGGCGGGAGCGAGTGGAGCGCGCGGCCCGGGAGGACCGGCAGCGCAAGCTGCAGCAGGAACAGAACCTGAAGCAGCGGGAGGAGGGCCTGCAGGAGGTGCGCGAGCGGGCCGAGCAGCTCCGCAGGGAGCGCGCTAAGCGCGCGGCCCAGGtcaagcagcagcaggagggccAGTTGCAGCGGGAGAAGCAGGAGCTTAGCAGGGCGGAGCGGGCGCGCCACGAGGCGTTGCTGAAAGGTCGGGCCCGGCAGGAACGCCAGGAGCGCGAGGGCCTGCGGAGCTCCCTGGAGGCCAGCCTGGGACGCGCGCAGGAGAACTACGAGCAGTTGGTGGAGCAGCGCACCCGGGAGCTGCGCGAAAGGGCCCGGCGGGAGGAGCTGCAGGGCCGGCGGGCCAAGGAGGCTGCGGAGCGCAAGGAGCGGGAGCATCAGGCACACCTGGAGGCGCTGGCCCGGGCAGGCGAGCGGCGGCTGCAGCACGCGGCGCAGGCGGCCGAGGAGGCGGTGCAGCAGAAGGCGCGGCGCGTGGGCCAGAGCCGGATGGAGAAGGAGCGGGCCCAGCGCGCCAACAAGGAGAAGGTGGAGAGGGACGAAGACTGCCGCCGGCGGGAGCTGCTCCAAGCCATCGGTCGCAAGCTGGAGCGCAGCGAGCAGCTATCTCGGGAGCGGCGCAGCGCGCTGGAGAGCGCTCGCTCCACAGCCCGCGCCTCCTTCCACGTGCGCGAGAAGGTGCGCCAGGAGACCAACACGCGCTCCTTCGATCGCATGGTGCGCGAGGCCCAGCTGCACGCCAACCTGGACCGTAAATGA